One Mycobacterium marseillense DNA window includes the following coding sequences:
- a CDS encoding DUF6653 family protein: MLSVARVRRAVFARHCHPWSAWTRWASTPLILVPPWTRKRSHAVWIALWLAVNPFVFGKPAHHRAWSTRAMLGEELWISRRPRDAATVVSGATSAAALGAVLAARRHRLRPALSAVAVQMALTLVYWHQMVRYLERQSR, from the coding sequence GTGTTATCCGTTGCGCGCGTTCGGCGTGCGGTCTTCGCGCGGCACTGCCACCCGTGGAGTGCGTGGACCCGGTGGGCGAGCACGCCGTTGATTCTCGTCCCGCCATGGACGCGGAAACGGAGCCACGCGGTGTGGATTGCGCTGTGGCTGGCCGTGAACCCGTTCGTTTTCGGCAAGCCCGCGCATCACCGCGCCTGGTCGACCCGGGCGATGCTGGGCGAGGAGCTGTGGATCAGCCGTCGCCCCCGCGATGCGGCGACGGTGGTCAGCGGGGCGACGTCGGCCGCCGCGTTGGGCGCGGTGCTCGCCGCCCGTCGCCATCGGTTGCGGCCGGCGCTGAGCGCGGTCGCCGTGCAGATGGCGCTGACGCTGGTGTACTGGCACCAGATGGTCCGGTATCTCGAACGGCAGTCGCGATAG
- a CDS encoding TetR/AcrR family transcriptional regulator: MGSTRLFPYDPPPPTEPSAKERIRDAALSCFAVRGIAATTLRAIAEAAEVSIGLVQHHFRTKEALTAAVNQYVLQVVGDALEPTALPEAPSDGLDEAGRRLTSLMAARPDLMTYLGRALAEGGAFGSVIFTGLLGISAGQREEFSRWGRPHPDLDPDWAALNPLILRVGAIILHPYIELYLRESFFTEPQLRRWDAAVTNLIRHGQFLDEAAPRESSRHQV; the protein is encoded by the coding sequence GTGGGATCCACCCGGCTGTTTCCGTACGACCCGCCCCCTCCGACAGAACCCTCGGCCAAGGAGCGGATTCGCGACGCCGCGCTGAGCTGCTTTGCTGTTCGCGGCATCGCCGCAACGACGCTGCGCGCGATCGCAGAGGCCGCGGAGGTTTCGATTGGGCTGGTGCAGCACCACTTTCGCACCAAGGAAGCGCTCACTGCTGCCGTCAATCAGTACGTGCTGCAGGTGGTTGGCGACGCGTTGGAACCGACGGCGCTTCCCGAGGCGCCCTCCGACGGGCTCGACGAGGCCGGTCGCCGGCTGACTTCCTTGATGGCCGCACGACCCGATCTCATGACCTACCTCGGGCGCGCGCTCGCAGAGGGCGGCGCCTTCGGATCCGTCATCTTCACCGGGCTTTTGGGCATCAGCGCGGGCCAGCGCGAGGAGTTCTCCCGGTGGGGCAGGCCTCATCCTGACCTCGATCCCGATTGGGCCGCCCTCAACCCGCTGATCCTGCGCGTCGGTGCGATCATTCTGCATCCGTACATCGAGCTATATCTGCGGGAGTCCTTCTTTACCGAACCGCAATTGCGACGTTGGGATGCAGCCGTCACCAACCTCATCCGGCATGGCCAATTCCTCGACGAAGCGGCACCCCGCGAATCAAGTCGTCACCAAGTGTGA
- a CDS encoding Rv1355c family protein, with translation MDESAVSAYSAQILNADAPDGDAALRRLQADPGVEFIDRLDAQVACLRSLRPGPRPDLLAEPGRWAYYPWRRAVVAVLGPRGYRAVRLDRNRNNITPTEQDRLGALRIGVAGLSVGHVIAHTLAAQGLCGRLRLADFDQLELSNLNRVPASVFDLGVNKARVAARRIAELDPYLPVEVFDAGLSFATVDTFLEGLDIVIEECDSLDMKAVLREGARARRIPVLMATSDRGLIDVERFDQEPQRPILHGLLGDLDVGLLPGMSSRDKVPHILRHLEAERLSPRTAASLLEIDRTVSTWPQVASDVILGASALAEGVRRIGLGEALCSGRTRIDIGWALDQLDEPDMARGQPVPVDDRQAPELPGMPGVIATAAIRAPSGGNVQPWCIHAAPAEITIDIAAQHTSTMDVGFRGSAVAVGAALMNARIAAASHHVLGQVSLAHDANGSPLRATLKLSDGTDPGLADLYQPMLERETNRHHGSPQPIDTVAIEALVNAAQREGAQLHLLTERGDISRAATLLAASDRTRYLTPQLHKEMVSELRWPGDADPDTGIDVRSLELGAGDLAMLDILRRADVMTRLAEWDAGSALGEDTYDRISASSALAVITVPGRDLCDYAQGGAAVELVWIIAQRHGLSVQPVSPVFLYARDRTEFDELSSEFADELSLLQREFQALAGIPSEQSPVLVLRFAVGPPTSVPSRRSLDRARVFS, from the coding sequence ATGGATGAGTCCGCCGTATCCGCTTACTCCGCGCAGATTCTCAACGCCGATGCGCCTGACGGCGATGCGGCGTTGCGGCGACTCCAGGCCGACCCCGGCGTAGAATTTATCGACCGGCTCGACGCACAGGTCGCCTGCCTGAGAAGCCTTCGGCCCGGCCCGCGCCCTGACCTCCTCGCGGAGCCTGGGCGATGGGCCTACTACCCCTGGAGGCGCGCCGTCGTGGCCGTCCTGGGCCCGCGCGGCTACCGCGCGGTTCGTCTGGACCGCAACCGCAACAACATCACTCCGACGGAACAGGATCGGTTGGGCGCACTCCGGATCGGCGTGGCCGGGCTTAGCGTCGGGCATGTCATCGCGCACACCCTTGCCGCCCAGGGATTGTGTGGCCGCCTTCGGCTGGCCGACTTTGATCAGCTTGAGCTATCAAACCTGAATCGGGTGCCGGCCAGCGTGTTCGACCTCGGCGTCAACAAAGCTCGTGTGGCAGCGCGCCGGATCGCCGAACTCGACCCGTATCTCCCGGTCGAGGTGTTTGACGCCGGGCTCAGCTTCGCTACCGTCGACACGTTCCTCGAGGGACTCGACATCGTGATCGAAGAATGCGATTCGCTGGACATGAAGGCGGTGTTGCGGGAAGGCGCCCGCGCTCGCCGTATTCCAGTTTTGATGGCTACCAGTGACCGCGGTCTGATCGATGTGGAGCGCTTCGACCAAGAACCGCAGCGCCCAATTCTGCATGGTCTACTCGGCGACCTGGACGTCGGGCTGCTGCCCGGCATGAGCAGCCGCGACAAGGTGCCCCACATCCTGCGTCACCTTGAGGCCGAACGGCTTTCACCGCGCACGGCCGCCTCACTGCTAGAGATCGACCGCACGGTGTCGACCTGGCCGCAGGTGGCTTCCGACGTCATACTGGGCGCGTCTGCCTTGGCCGAGGGCGTGCGCAGGATCGGGCTCGGCGAGGCGTTGTGTTCGGGCCGCACTCGCATCGATATCGGCTGGGCGCTCGACCAACTTGATGAACCCGACATGGCTCGGGGCCAGCCCGTGCCGGTAGACGATCGCCAAGCGCCGGAACTACCCGGGATGCCCGGAGTCATCGCCACGGCGGCGATCCGCGCGCCGTCGGGAGGAAACGTCCAGCCGTGGTGCATCCATGCCGCACCGGCGGAGATCACAATCGACATTGCCGCACAACACACTTCGACAATGGACGTCGGGTTTCGGGGAAGCGCCGTCGCCGTCGGAGCCGCCCTGATGAACGCTAGAATCGCCGCGGCCTCTCACCACGTGCTGGGACAGGTCAGCCTCGCGCACGACGCCAACGGATCGCCGTTGCGCGCCACCCTGAAGTTGAGCGACGGCACCGACCCCGGCCTCGCTGACCTATATCAACCGATGCTCGAACGCGAAACCAACCGGCACCACGGAAGCCCCCAACCGATCGACACCGTCGCCATCGAGGCGCTAGTCAATGCCGCACAGCGGGAAGGCGCGCAGCTCCACCTTCTCACTGAAAGAGGCGACATCTCCCGTGCGGCAACACTTCTGGCCGCTTCCGACCGTACCCGGTACCTAACACCGCAGTTACACAAAGAGATGGTCTCGGAACTGCGCTGGCCCGGCGATGCGGACCCCGACACCGGCATCGACGTACGCAGCCTCGAACTCGGCGCTGGCGATCTGGCGATGCTCGACATCCTGCGCCGCGCCGACGTCATGACCCGCCTGGCCGAATGGGATGCCGGCAGCGCGCTCGGCGAAGACACTTACGACCGAATATCGGCCAGTTCCGCACTGGCCGTGATCACCGTGCCCGGACGCGATCTTTGCGACTACGCCCAGGGAGGAGCGGCCGTCGAGCTGGTCTGGATCATCGCCCAGCGGCACGGGCTCTCGGTCCAGCCGGTCTCGCCTGTCTTCCTGTACGCCCGCGACCGGACCGAATTTGACGAGCTGTCATCCGAGTTCGCCGATGAACTCAGCCTATTGCAGCGCGAGTTCCAAGCATTAGCTGGCATACCGTCCGAGCAATCGCCGGTGCTGGTACTCCGGTTCGCCGTCGGGCCGCCCACATCGGTACCGAGCCGCCGCAGTCTTGATCGTGCCCGGGTGTTCAGTTGA